Proteins co-encoded in one Klebsiella michiganensis genomic window:
- the opgC gene encoding glucans biosynthesis protein (required for the transfer of succinyl residues to osmoregulated periplasmic glucans), with translation MSKAPQQREFFLDSIRAWLMLLGIPFHISLIYSSHHWHVNSAEPSASLTLFNDFIHAFRMQVFFVISGYFSYMLFLRYPLKRWWTVRVERVGIPMLTAIPLLTLPQFMMLQYINDKAGLWHTLTGYQKYNTLVWELVSHLWFLLVLVILTTLGMVLFQKINNFIIRNEQNNNSPITLGKLSLLFLGFGILYAAIRRTIFIIHAPLLSDGLFNFVVMQTLFYLPFFMLGALTFKRESLKILFTTPSRWSQVGAVFAFAAYLLNQRYGSGDAWMYETESVITMLMGLWMVNVVFSLGYKMLNFKSARVTYFVNASLFIYLVHHPLTLFFGAFITPHITSNILGFFSGLVFVVGIALLLYELHLRIPLLRFLFSGKPKEKAATPQSFAG, from the coding sequence ATGAGTAAAGCACCGCAACAACGTGAGTTTTTCCTGGATTCTATTCGTGCATGGTTGATGCTGTTGGGGATTCCATTCCACATCTCGCTAATCTATTCGAGCCATCACTGGCACGTCAATAGCGCGGAACCTTCCGCGAGTCTGACGCTGTTTAATGATTTTATTCACGCGTTTCGTATGCAGGTGTTCTTCGTTATTTCTGGCTACTTTTCCTACATGTTATTTCTGCGCTACCCGCTGAAACGCTGGTGGACCGTGCGCGTAGAGCGCGTCGGCATCCCAATGCTTACCGCGATACCGCTGCTGACGCTGCCCCAGTTCATGATGCTGCAATACATCAACGACAAAGCCGGCCTGTGGCATACGCTCACCGGCTATCAAAAATACAATACGCTGGTGTGGGAGCTTGTGTCTCACCTGTGGTTTTTACTGGTACTGGTGATATTAACGACCCTGGGCATGGTTTTGTTTCAAAAAATTAATAATTTTATAATTAGAAACGAACAGAATAATAATTCGCCAATCACCCTGGGAAAACTCTCACTTTTATTTCTCGGCTTCGGCATTTTATACGCCGCGATTCGCCGGACTATTTTTATTATCCACGCGCCGTTATTAAGCGACGGGCTGTTTAATTTCGTGGTGATGCAAACGCTATTCTATCTGCCGTTCTTTATGCTTGGCGCGCTGACATTCAAACGCGAGTCGCTGAAGATCCTGTTCACCACGCCTTCACGCTGGAGCCAGGTGGGCGCGGTTTTTGCGTTTGCCGCTTATTTATTAAACCAGCGCTACGGCAGCGGCGATGCATGGATGTACGAAACTGAAAGCGTGATCACCATGCTAATGGGGCTCTGGATGGTCAACGTGGTGTTTTCGCTGGGCTATAAAATGCTGAATTTTAAATCCGCGCGAGTGACCTATTTCGTTAATGCATCGCTGTTTATTTATCTGGTTCACCACCCGCTGACGCTGTTTTTCGGCGCATTTATCACGCCGCACATCACGTCCAACATCTTAGGCTTCTTTAGCGGGCTGGTCTTTGTGGTCGGCATCGCACTGCTGCTCTACGAGCTGCACCTGCGCATCCCCCTTCTTCGCTTCCTGTTTTCAGGCAAGCCAAAGGAGAAAGCGGCCACACCACAATCATTCGCTGGATAA
- the mdoG gene encoding glucan biosynthesis protein G (involved in the biosynthesis of osmoregulated periplasmic glucans; required for the assembly of the polyglucose structure of glucan), with protein MKHKANMMKVSWLGAAVMLSLYTTSVWAFTIDDVAKQAKTLAGKSYEAPKSNLPSQFREMKYADYQQIQFNHDKAYWNNIKTPFKLEFYHQGMYFDTPVTINEVTATAVHQIKYNPDYFNFGDVKHDKDTVKDLGFAGFKVLYPINSKDKNDEIVSMLGASYFRVIGAGQVYGLSARGLAIDTALPSGEEFPRFREYWIERPKPTDKTLTLYALLDSPRATGAYRFVITPGRDTVVNVQSKVYLRDKVGKLGVAPLTSMFLFGPNQPSPTTNFRPELHDSNGLSIHAGNGEWIWRPLNNPKHLAVSSYATENPVGFGLLQRGRQFSRFEDLDDRYDQRPSAWVAPVGDWGKGRVELVEIPTNDETNDNIVAYWTPDQLPDPGKEMNFKYTITFSRDEDKMHAPDNAYVLQTRRSTGDVKQSNLIRQPDGTIAFVVDFTGADMKKLPADTPVTAQTSIGDNGEIVDSQVRYNPVNKGWRLTLRVKLKDEKKTTEMRAALVNGEQTLSETWSYQLPANE; from the coding sequence ATGAAACATAAAGCAAATATGATGAAAGTGTCCTGGCTTGGCGCTGCGGTAATGTTGTCCCTTTATACCACCTCGGTTTGGGCGTTCACTATCGATGATGTCGCAAAACAGGCGAAAACCTTAGCGGGCAAGAGCTACGAAGCACCGAAAAGCAACCTGCCTTCGCAATTCCGCGAGATGAAATACGCGGACTACCAGCAGATCCAGTTTAATCACGATAAAGCTTACTGGAACAACATCAAGACCCCATTCAAGCTCGAGTTCTACCATCAGGGTATGTACTTCGACACGCCGGTAACCATCAACGAAGTGACCGCCACCGCGGTGCACCAGATCAAATACAATCCGGACTATTTTAACTTCGGTGATGTAAAGCACGATAAAGACACCGTAAAAGATCTCGGTTTTGCCGGGTTCAAAGTGCTCTATCCGATCAACAGCAAAGATAAGAACGACGAAATTGTCAGCATGCTCGGGGCGAGTTACTTCCGCGTGATTGGCGCCGGCCAGGTGTATGGCCTGTCTGCCCGCGGTCTGGCGATTGATACCGCGTTACCGTCTGGCGAAGAGTTCCCGCGCTTCCGCGAATACTGGATTGAACGTCCGAAACCAACGGATAAAACGTTAACCCTGTATGCACTGCTTGATTCCCCGCGAGCGACCGGGGCGTACCGGTTTGTTATCACCCCAGGGCGCGACACCGTGGTGAACGTGCAGTCCAAAGTTTATCTGCGTGACAAAGTGGGCAAACTGGGCGTCGCGCCACTGACCAGTATGTTCCTGTTTGGGCCAAATCAGCCGTCCCCAACGACTAACTTCCGCCCGGAGCTGCATGACTCTAACGGCCTGTCTATCCATGCCGGTAACGGCGAGTGGATCTGGCGTCCGCTGAACAACCCGAAACACCTGGCCGTAAGCTCTTACGCCACGGAAAATCCGGTTGGCTTTGGTCTGTTGCAGCGTGGCCGTCAATTCTCCCGCTTTGAAGATTTAGACGATCGTTACGATCAGCGCCCGAGCGCGTGGGTTGCTCCGGTAGGGGATTGGGGCAAAGGCCGCGTAGAGCTGGTTGAAATCCCAACCAACGACGAAACTAATGACAACATCGTTGCCTACTGGACGCCGGACCAGCTGCCGGATCCGGGCAAAGAGATGAACTTTAAGTACACCATCACCTTTAGCCGCGACGAAGACAAAATGCATGCGCCGGATAACGCGTATGTGCTGCAAACTCGTCGTTCTACCGGGGATGTGAAGCAGTCGAACCTGATCCGCCAGCCGGACGGCACTATTGCGTTTGTGGTGGACTTTACCGGGGCAGACATGAAAAAACTGCCAGCCGATACGCCAGTCACCGCACAGACCAGCATCGGCGACAACGGTGAAATCGTTGACAGCCAGGTGCGCTATAACCCGGTCAACAAAGGCTGGCGTTTGACGCTGCGCGTGAAGCTGAAAGATGAGAAGAAGACGACGGAAATGCGTGCTGCGCTGGTCAACGGCGAGCAGACATTGAGTGAAACCTGGAGCTACCAGCTGCCTGCCAATGAATAA
- a CDS encoding glucosyltransferase MdoH (necessary for biosynthesis of osmoregulated periplasmic glucans possibly involved in the transfer to the periplasmic space) — translation MNKSTEFSPDYIEALPLSAEQKAGLPASDLQAVHEALDAQHHHFERADDSPLASVKARLEASWPGSLGGEQLITDDEGRTQLQAMPKATRASMFPDPWRTNPIGRFWDRLLGRETKSKFASKEEEASEQKWRTVGTIRRYILLILTLAQTVVATWYMKTILPYQGWALINPADMGGQDLWVSFMQLLPYILQSGILILFAVLFCWVSAGFWTALMGFLQLLMGKDKYSISASTVGDEPINPEHRTALIMPICNEDVDRVFAGLRATWESVKATGQQAHFDVYILSDSYNPDICVAEQKAWMELIAEVQGEGQIFYRRRRRRVKRKSGNIDDFCRRWGNQYSYMVVLDADSVMSGDCLTNLVRLMEANPKAGIIQSSPKASGMDTLYARCQQFATRVYGPLFTAGLHFWQLGESHYWGHNAIIRVKPFIEHCALAPLPGEGNFAGSILSHDFVEAALMRRAGWGVWIAYDLPGSYEELPPNLLDELKRDRRWCQGNLMNFRLFLVKGMHPVHRAVFLTGVMSYLSAPLWFMFLALSTALQVVHALTEPQYFLQPRQLFPVWPQWRPELAIALFASTMVLLFLPKLLSIILIWCKGSKEYGGFLRVTCSLLLEVLFSVLLAPVRMLFHTVFVVSAFLGWEVVWNSPQRDDDSTPWGEAFMRHGSQLLLGLVWAVGMAWLDLRFLFWLAPIVFSLILSPFVSVLSSRASLGLRTKRWKLFLIPEEYSPPQVLVDTENYLELNRSRTLEDGFMHAVFNPSFNALSTAMATARHRKSLVLEIARDRHVEQALNETPDKLNRDRRLVLLSDPMTMSRLHYRVWANPERYSSWVESYKKLQLNPLALTAK, via the coding sequence ATGAATAAGTCTACTGAATTCTCGCCCGATTACATCGAAGCACTCCCGCTTTCTGCTGAGCAGAAGGCGGGTCTGCCTGCATCTGACCTTCAGGCGGTGCATGAGGCGCTTGATGCGCAGCATCACCATTTTGAACGTGCGGATGATTCTCCTCTGGCTTCGGTAAAAGCTCGCCTTGAGGCGAGCTGGCCGGGTTCCCTCGGCGGCGAACAGCTGATTACCGATGATGAAGGGCGCACTCAGCTTCAGGCCATGCCGAAAGCGACGCGTGCTTCTATGTTCCCGGATCCGTGGCGTACCAACCCGATTGGCCGTTTCTGGGATCGCCTGCTTGGCCGCGAAACGAAGTCTAAGTTCGCGTCTAAAGAAGAAGAGGCCTCTGAGCAGAAATGGCGTACCGTCGGCACGATTCGCCGCTACATTCTGCTGATCCTCACGCTGGCCCAAACCGTGGTCGCGACCTGGTACATGAAGACGATTCTTCCGTACCAGGGCTGGGCGCTGATTAACCCGGCGGACATGGGGGGCCAGGATCTGTGGGTCTCCTTCATGCAGCTGCTGCCGTACATCCTGCAAAGCGGCATCCTGATCCTGTTTGCCGTGCTGTTCTGCTGGGTCTCTGCCGGTTTCTGGACCGCGCTGATGGGTTTCCTGCAGTTGCTGATGGGCAAAGACAAATACAGCATTTCTGCGTCAACGGTGGGGGATGAGCCTATCAACCCTGAGCACCGCACCGCGCTTATCATGCCGATTTGCAATGAAGACGTAGATCGCGTGTTTGCCGGCCTGCGGGCAACGTGGGAATCCGTTAAAGCCACCGGGCAGCAGGCGCACTTCGATGTGTATATCCTGAGCGACAGCTACAACCCGGATATCTGCGTTGCGGAGCAAAAAGCCTGGATGGAGCTGATTGCGGAAGTGCAGGGCGAGGGGCAGATCTTCTACCGCCGCCGCCGCCGCCGCGTGAAGCGTAAAAGCGGCAATATCGATGACTTCTGCCGTCGCTGGGGGAACCAGTACAGCTACATGGTGGTGCTGGACGCCGACTCCGTAATGAGCGGTGACTGCCTGACCAACCTCGTGCGCCTGATGGAAGCGAACCCGAAGGCCGGTATTATTCAGTCTTCGCCAAAAGCATCCGGTATGGACACCCTGTATGCGCGCTGCCAGCAGTTTGCTACCCGCGTTTACGGGCCGCTGTTTACCGCGGGCCTGCACTTCTGGCAGTTGGGGGAATCCCACTACTGGGGCCACAATGCCATTATTCGCGTGAAGCCGTTCATCGAACACTGTGCGCTGGCGCCGCTGCCGGGTGAAGGTAACTTTGCCGGTTCGATTCTTTCCCACGACTTCGTAGAAGCCGCGCTGATGCGTCGTGCCGGCTGGGGCGTGTGGATTGCTTACGATCTGCCTGGCTCATACGAAGAACTGCCGCCGAACCTGCTGGACGAGCTGAAACGCGACCGTCGCTGGTGTCAGGGTAACCTGATGAACTTCCGTCTGTTCCTGGTGAAGGGTATGCACCCGGTTCACCGTGCGGTGTTCCTGACCGGCGTTATGTCGTATCTGTCCGCCCCGCTATGGTTTATGTTCCTGGCACTCTCTACCGCGCTGCAGGTTGTACACGCTCTGACCGAGCCGCAGTACTTCCTCCAGCCGCGGCAGCTGTTCCCGGTCTGGCCGCAGTGGCGTCCAGAGCTGGCTATAGCGCTGTTTGCTTCGACCATGGTTCTGCTGTTCCTGCCTAAGCTCCTGAGCATCATTCTTATCTGGTGCAAAGGTTCTAAAGAGTACGGCGGCTTCCTGCGCGTGACCTGTTCACTGCTGCTGGAAGTGCTGTTCTCCGTGCTGCTGGCGCCGGTGCGTATGCTGTTCCACACCGTGTTTGTGGTCAGCGCGTTCCTGGGCTGGGAAGTGGTCTGGAACTCACCGCAGCGTGACGATGACTCCACGCCGTGGGGCGAAGCCTTTATGCGCCACGGTTCTCAGCTGCTGCTGGGCCTGGTCTGGGCAGTAGGCATGGCCTGGCTGGATCTGCGCTTCCTGTTCTGGCTGGCGCCGATTGTCTTCTCGCTGATCCTGTCGCCGTTCGTGTCCGTGCTCTCAAGCCGGGCGAGCCTTGGCCTGCGCACCAAGCGCTGGAAGCTGTTCCTGATCCCGGAAGAGTATTCCCCGCCTCAGGTGCTGGTGGACACCGAGAACTATCTGGAGCTGAACCGCAGCCGTACGCTGGAGGATGGCTTTATGCACGCGGTGTTTAATCCGTCGTTTAACGCCCTGAGCACCGCGATGGCAACGGCTCGTCACCGTAAGAGTCTGGTGCTGGAGATTGCCCGTGACCGCCACGTTGAGCAGGCGCTGAACGAAACGCCGGACAAACTCAACCGTGACCGCCGCCTGGTACTGCTGAGTGACCCGATGACCATGTCGCGCTTGCATTACCGCGTGTGGGCGAACCCGGAGCGTTATTCCTCCTGGGTAGAGAGCTACAAAAAGCTGCAGCTTAATCCGCTGGCGCTGACGGCAAAGTAA
- a CDS encoding lipoprotein translates to MAFLLSGCGSIISRTVPGQGHGNQYYPGVRWDVREGAWRYITVLDLPFSLIFDTLLLPIDASHGPYE, encoded by the coding sequence ATGGCCTTTCTGCTGAGCGGTTGCGGCAGCATTATTAGCCGGACGGTGCCGGGGCAGGGGCACGGAAACCAGTATTACCCCGGCGTGCGCTGGGATGTACGCGAGGGCGCATGGCGTTATATTACCGTGCTCGACCTGCCGTTTTCGCTGATCTTTGACACTTTGCTTTTGCCGATTGACGCCAGCCACGGGCCTTATGAATAG
- a CDS encoding secY/secA suppressor protein, which yields MNSRDDVFYNTLEEAIDAAREQYLADNPSVDEESASVEQFNFQKYVLQDGDIMWQAEFFTDDSAEGECLPMLSGEAAQSVFDGDFDEIELRQEWLEENTLHEWDEGEFQLEPPLDTEEGRTAADEWDER from the coding sequence ATGAATTCACGAGATGATGTATTTTACAATACCCTGGAAGAAGCCATTGATGCCGCGCGGGAGCAGTATCTTGCCGATAACCCGAGCGTGGATGAAGAGAGCGCCAGCGTCGAGCAGTTCAATTTCCAGAAGTACGTTTTGCAGGATGGCGACATCATGTGGCAGGCCGAGTTCTTTACCGACGACAGCGCGGAAGGCGAATGCCTGCCGATGCTCAGCGGCGAAGCGGCGCAAAGCGTGTTTGACGGTGATTTCGATGAGATTGAGCTGCGCCAGGAGTGGCTGGAAGAGAATACGCTGCACGAATGGGACGAAGGTGAATTTCAGCTTGAGCCGCCGCTGGACACCGAAGAGGGGCGCACGGCGGCAGACGAGTGGGATGAGCGCTAG
- a CDS encoding transposase, producing MLRREGWRDNHKRIYRLYREQGLSLRLKRPRRNKSAQRRQPQPQGLYPNHVWGMDFVSDALFDGRRLRLLTVIDLYTRECLGICVGQNLRSTEVAKMLNSIAFRRPLPQLLKTDNSSEFAGKMLDRWVYERGIRIDFSRPGTPTDNATVESFNGRLRQECLNENWFMSLENARCKIEAWRIHYNQSRPHSALGWMTPSEFAGKSAGCQNMQPT from the coding sequence ATTCTCAGACGGGAGGGCTGGCGGGATAATCACAAACGCATTTACCGACTCTATCGCGAACAGGGTCTGTCCCTGCGTCTCAAACGCCCACGGCGGAACAAATCGGCGCAGCGACGACAACCGCAGCCTCAGGGGTTGTATCCGAATCACGTTTGGGGCATGGATTTTGTCTCTGATGCCCTGTTTGACGGGCGACGGCTGCGCCTGCTGACAGTTATCGACCTGTATACTCGCGAATGCCTGGGAATTTGCGTGGGCCAGAATTTGCGTTCAACAGAAGTGGCGAAAATGCTGAACAGCATCGCGTTCAGACGGCCCTTACCTCAGTTGCTGAAAACCGATAATAGTTCTGAATTTGCAGGGAAAATGCTGGACAGGTGGGTGTATGAAAGGGGTATCCGCATAGACTTCTCACGCCCGGGAACACCCACGGACAATGCGACCGTGGAGTCGTTCAACGGCAGGCTGCGGCAGGAGTGTCTGAACGAGAACTGGTTCATGTCCCTGGAGAATGCCCGGTGCAAAATCGAGGCCTGGCGCATACACTATAACCAGAGTCGTCCCCATTCTGCACTGGGCTGGATGACACCATCTGAATTCGCCGGGAAATCTGCCGGTTGCCAGAATATGCAACCAACATGA
- a CDS encoding transposase, whose translation MKKSRFTEEQIVFALKQAELGTSVPDVCRKLGISDATFYTWRKKYGGISPSELKHMRQLEEENLRLKKLVADLSLDKAMLQDVLAKKN comes from the coding sequence ATGAAAAAGTCACGATTCACCGAAGAGCAGATTGTCTTTGCCCTGAAACAGGCCGAACTGGGGACGTCCGTACCTGACGTCTGCCGAAAACTCGGTATCTCCGATGCCACTTTTTACACATGGCGTAAGAAATACGGCGGAATTTCCCCGTCTGAACTCAAACATATGCGCCAGCTGGAAGAGGAAAACTTGCGACTGAAGAAGCTGGTTGCCGATCTCAGCCTCGACAAGGCCATGCTGCAGGATGTGCTGGCAAAAAAGAACTGA
- a CDS encoding multidrug transporter (Confers resistance to fosfomycin and deoxycholate), whose product MTPPDSTINWKRNLAVVWVGCFLTGAAFSLVMPFLPLYVEQLGVTGHSQLNMWSGLVFSITFLFSAVASPFWGGLADRKGRKLMLLRSALGMSIVMLLMGLAQNIWQFLALRALLGLLGGFVPNANALIATQIPRHKSGWALGTLSTGAVSGALLGPLMGGLMADSYGLRSVFFITSLVLFICFVMTLFFIRESFTPVSKKDMLHARQVLTSLKNPRLVLSLFVTTMIIQVATGSIAPILTLYVRDLAGNVSNLAFISGMIASVPGVAALISAPRLGKLGDRIGPEKILIGALTISVLLLIPMSLVQNPWQLGILRFLLGAADGALLPAVQTLLVYNSSNQISGRIFSYNQSFRDIGNVTGPLLGAAVSASYGFRTVFLVTASVVLFNALYSWMTLRQPAERMRIPGE is encoded by the coding sequence ATGACTCCCCCTGACAGCACTATCAACTGGAAGCGTAATCTGGCCGTCGTCTGGGTTGGCTGCTTCCTGACCGGCGCGGCCTTCAGCCTGGTCATGCCCTTCCTCCCGCTCTACGTCGAACAACTCGGGGTCACCGGCCACAGCCAGCTCAACATGTGGTCCGGGCTGGTCTTCAGCATTACTTTCCTGTTTTCTGCCGTGGCCTCCCCTTTCTGGGGCGGGCTTGCCGACCGTAAAGGCCGAAAACTCATGCTGCTGCGTTCCGCGCTTGGCATGTCTATCGTGATGCTGCTGATGGGTCTGGCGCAAAACATTTGGCAATTTCTGGCGCTTCGGGCTCTGCTCGGCCTGCTCGGTGGGTTTGTGCCCAATGCCAACGCGCTGATAGCCACCCAGATACCGCGCCATAAAAGCGGCTGGGCGCTCGGCACGCTGTCTACCGGGGCGGTCAGCGGTGCGCTGTTAGGCCCGCTGATGGGCGGCCTGATGGCGGACAGCTACGGGCTGCGCTCGGTGTTCTTTATCACCTCGCTGGTGTTGTTTATCTGCTTTGTGATGACGCTATTTTTTATTCGCGAGTCGTTCACGCCGGTTTCCAAAAAAGACATGCTGCACGCCCGCCAGGTGCTGACCTCATTGAAAAATCCCCGCCTGGTACTGAGCCTGTTTGTCACCACGATGATCATACAAGTCGCCACCGGCTCTATCGCGCCGATTTTAACGCTCTACGTGCGCGATCTGGCCGGCAACGTCAGCAATCTGGCGTTTATTAGCGGAATGATTGCTTCCGTGCCCGGCGTAGCGGCGCTAATCAGCGCCCCAAGACTCGGCAAGCTAGGCGATCGCATTGGCCCGGAAAAGATCCTGATTGGCGCGCTGACGATCTCCGTTCTGCTGCTCATCCCAATGTCGCTGGTACAGAACCCGTGGCAGCTCGGGATCTTGCGCTTCTTGTTAGGTGCCGCCGACGGCGCGCTGCTCCCCGCCGTGCAAACGCTGCTGGTCTATAACTCTTCCAACCAAATCTCAGGCCGGATCTTCAGCTACAACCAGTCTTTCCGCGATATTGGTAACGTCACCGGCCCGCTGCTCGGGGCCGCTGTTTCCGCCAGCTACGGCTTCCGTACCGTATTCCTGGTCACCGCCAGCGTGGTGCTGTTTAACGCCCTTTACTCATGGATGACGCTGCGCCAGCCCGCCGAACGAATGCGAATTCCGGGGGAATAA
- a CDS encoding lipid A biosynthesis lauroyl acyltransferase (Acylates the intermediate (KDO)2-lipid IVA to form (KDO)2-(lauroyl)-lipid IVA) — protein MTNLPQFSRALLHPRYWLTWLGIGFLYLLVQLPYPVLYRVGCGLGRLAKRLMKRRAKIAYRNLELCFPEMSEEKREQMVVANFESVGMGLIETGMAWFWSTKRINKWCHYEGVDIVKGIEKTGQGILLIGIHFLTLELGARIFGIKTPGIGVYRPNDNPLLDWLQTWGRMRSNKSMIDRKDLKGMIRALKNGDIIWYAPDHDYGPRGSEFVPFFAVEQAATTTGTYTLAKLSGACAVPFVPRRLPGGKGYELTIIEPELNPPLESPAETARWMNKIVEKCILMAPEQYMWLHRRFKTRPEGMPDRYK, from the coding sequence ATGACGAACTTACCGCAATTCTCTCGTGCATTGCTGCACCCGCGCTATTGGCTCACCTGGCTGGGCATCGGCTTTTTATACCTGCTTGTACAACTCCCCTACCCGGTACTTTACCGCGTTGGCTGCGGACTAGGCCGGCTGGCAAAACGCCTGATGAAACGTCGCGCGAAAATAGCCTATCGCAACCTTGAGCTCTGTTTCCCGGAGATGAGCGAGGAAAAACGCGAACAGATGGTGGTCGCCAACTTCGAGTCCGTTGGTATGGGGCTGATTGAGACCGGCATGGCCTGGTTCTGGTCCACTAAACGTATCAATAAGTGGTGCCACTACGAAGGTGTCGACATCGTTAAGGGTATCGAAAAAACGGGCCAGGGCATTCTGCTGATTGGCATTCACTTCCTGACGCTTGAGCTGGGCGCCCGCATTTTCGGGATCAAAACCCCGGGCATAGGCGTCTATCGCCCAAACGACAATCCGCTGCTGGACTGGCTGCAGACCTGGGGGCGCATGCGTTCCAATAAGAGCATGATTGACCGCAAAGATCTGAAAGGCATGATCCGCGCGCTTAAAAATGGCGACATCATCTGGTACGCCCCGGACCACGATTACGGCCCGCGAGGCAGCGAGTTTGTACCGTTCTTTGCCGTTGAACAAGCGGCCACCACGACGGGAACCTATACGCTAGCCAAACTCTCCGGCGCCTGCGCCGTGCCGTTTGTTCCCCGTCGCCTGCCAGGCGGCAAAGGCTACGAACTGACAATTATTGAGCCAGAGTTGAACCCGCCGCTTGAAAGTCCGGCTGAAACAGCGCGCTGGATGAACAAAATCGTCGAGAAGTGCATCCTGATGGCGCCAGAGCAGTACATGTGGCTGCATCGCCGCTTTAAGACACGTCCGGAAGGGATGCCGGACCGCTACAAGTAA
- a CDS encoding sulfurtransferase translates to MPVLHNRVSNEELRERMLAETEPRTTISFYKYFNIEAPQATRDALYQLFLSLNVFGRVYLAHEGINAQISVPESRVDALREAIYAFHPALNNLRLNIALEDDGKSFWVLRMKVRDRIVADGIDDPTFDASDVGEYLKAAEVNAMLDDPSAVFIDMRNHYEYEVGHFEDAVEIPADTFREQLPKAVDMMQDDKEKKIVMYCTGGIRCEKASAWMRHNGFKNVYHIEGGIIEYARRAREQGLPVRFVGKNFVFDERMGERISDDVIAHCHQCGTPCDSHTNCKNDGCHLLFIQCPACAEKFSGCCSEVCRDELALSPEEQRRRRAGRENGNKIFNKSRGMLNTTLGIPDPEK, encoded by the coding sequence ATGCCAGTGTTACACAACCGCGTATCGAATGAGGAGCTGCGTGAGCGCATGCTTGCCGAAACCGAGCCGCGCACGACCATCTCATTCTACAAATATTTCAATATCGAAGCGCCACAGGCGACCCGCGATGCTCTGTATCAGCTGTTCCTGAGCCTCAACGTGTTTGGCCGCGTCTATCTGGCGCATGAAGGGATCAACGCTCAGATTAGCGTCCCGGAAAGCCGCGTTGATGCCCTCCGGGAAGCGATTTACGCCTTCCATCCGGCATTAAATAATCTGCGCCTGAATATTGCGCTTGAAGATGACGGCAAATCCTTCTGGGTGCTGCGCATGAAAGTGCGTGACCGTATTGTGGCTGACGGTATTGACGATCCTACGTTCGATGCAAGTGACGTGGGTGAGTATCTGAAAGCTGCAGAAGTGAACGCCATGCTCGACGATCCGAGCGCGGTATTTATCGATATGCGTAACCATTACGAATATGAAGTGGGGCATTTCGAGGACGCGGTGGAGATCCCGGCCGATACCTTCCGTGAACAGCTGCCGAAAGCCGTGGATATGATGCAGGATGACAAAGAGAAGAAAATTGTCATGTATTGCACCGGCGGCATTCGCTGTGAAAAAGCCAGCGCCTGGATGCGCCATAACGGCTTCAAAAACGTGTATCACATTGAGGGTGGGATCATTGAATATGCGCGCCGCGCGCGTGAACAAGGGCTGCCGGTGCGTTTCGTCGGAAAAAACTTTGTTTTCGATGAGCGCATGGGGGAGCGTATTTCTGACGATGTGATCGCCCATTGTCATCAGTGTGGAACGCCGTGCGACAGCCACACTAACTGCAAAAATGACGGCTGCCACTTGCTGTTTATTCAGTGCCCGGCCTGCGCAGAGAAATTCTCAGGCTGCTGCAGTGAAGTTTGTCGCGATGAGCTGGCATTATCTCCTGAAGAGCAGCGCCGCCGCAGGGCTGGCCGCGAAAACGGGAATAAGATCTTTAATAAATCTCGCGGGATGCTGAATACCACGCTGGGTATTCCGGATCCGGAGAAGTAA